GTCGTCGCGCCGGTCGCGCTCGAACGGCGCCGGCGCGACCTCGGCCGGCACGAACTCGGTGGCGCAGTGCGGGCACCGCACCGTCCAGTCGCGGTAGGCGTCGTCCACTTCCAGCGCGCGGGCACACGACGGGCAACTAACCGTGGGCATTCGGGTGTCCTGTCGGTGTTCAGTACCGGTCCGGGGAATACGCGGCCCGGCGGCGCGCGGCGAACCCGGCCTTAACGTCCGGTTGCCCAATAATCACGAGCGCCCAGATACCGAAAACGAGGCCGAGGAAGCAGCAGCCACTCGTACATGGCAAGAGCGCGAGAACGGACCCCGCGATCGGCCAGAACTTCCCGCTCAAGCTCATCAGCTTCACCCCGCCGATGAGCGTAATTACCGAAAACACCCCAATCATCGCATAGAACGGAATCCACCCGATTTTCGCCCAGTCGCGGAACTGATTCAGAAGCTGGATCTGATCTTTCTTCTGGGCGTCCGGGATGCCCGGGTTCTGTTCGACCTTCTTGACCTCTTCGTCGAACTGCGCATCGAGAGTGGCGAACTGAACGATCCCCAGAGCCACCGAGAGAAATCCGAAAACGGCCACAACGATCAACCCGATCGCGGGAGCCATCACCTTGCTTTTGGCGCGGCGAATCGCGCGCTCGTCACGGTCCCCGCGGTCGTCTTCGCCGAAGTCGCTCTCGCGGTCATCACGATCGGGATCGTCGCGGTAGTAATCGTCGCGGGGGTCACGGGACATGAACGCCTCGGAGGTGAAGGGACTCAGTAAGTAAGGAGGCTAAAGATGTCGTAGCCGACGAGCGGCGCGCGACCGTTCAGGAACGCGAGTTCGATGAGGAACGCGCACCCCACAACACTGCCGCCGGCGAGTTCGATGAGTTTGCACGCCGCCGCCATCGTTCCGCCGGTCGCCAACACGTCGTCCACGACCAGCACCCGCGCGCCGGGTCGGATCGCGTCCGCGTGGACGTGGAGTTCGGCCGAACCGTATTCGAGGTCGTATTTGAAACTGTGGGTCTCGCCCGGCAATTTCCCCGGCTTGCGGAGCGGCACGAGCGGCTTCTTGAGTGCGAGCGCCATCGGTGCGGCGAACAGGAACCCGCGGGCCTCGGCCGCCGCGATCACGTCGATCCCGCCCGCCGGGTAGTGGCCCGCGAGTTCGGCCACCGCGAACCCGAACGCCGCCGGGTCGCCGAGGAGCGGCATAATGTCTTTGAACAGGACGCCGGGTTTGGGGAAGTCCGGCACGTCGCGGATGAACGCTCTGAGATCCACAGCGGACTCCTGGCGGAACTCGGAACTCTGGGGCATGTCTTAGCGTACTGCGCCGAAACGGGAAGAACCGGACTCTGTTAGTGGAGCGTGACATGAATCTGACCATTCGCCCCGCGACCCCCGCCGACGAAACGGTGCTCGCGGCGTTCAACACCGCGATCGCGTGGGAGACCGAGCACAAGCACCTCGACCCGACGGTACTGGCGGCCGGCATCCGCGCGGTCTTCGCCGATCCCGCGCGCGGGTTCTACACGGTAGCGGAGAGCGGCGGAGAGGTCGTCGGCCAAATGATGGTCACGTTCGAGTGGAGCGACTGGCGGAACGGCTGGTTCTGGTGGGTGCAGAGCGTGTACGTGCGCGAGGACGCGCGCCGCGGAGGGGTGTTTCGCGCGCTCTATCGCGCGATCGAACAGCGGGCCGCCGCCGAACCCACCGTGATCGGGCTGCGGCTCTATTTCGATCTGGAAAACACCCGCGCGCAGGCCACGTACCGCGCGCTCGGGATGAGTGATACGACCTACGGAATGATGGAAGTGTACCCGCTACCGGGGCGCGACGCGCACATCGGATGAACCCTCCCGCACTGTTCCCGATCAGTTGGTTCGCGGCCGGAGTTGTGACCCCGGAGAGCGCGAGCGACTTCATGCGCTACGCACAGGCCGCGCCGAACCACCCCGCGCGCCACTGGCTCTGGGCCGCGTTCCGCGACTGGTCCGAGGAGCGCGAGCGGCTCACGCCGGACGAGTGCCGGGCGGCTTACGCATTGGGGGAAGCGGATCCGGACCAAAACCTCGGCACCGCGATGATGTGTCACGCGGTGTTGCAGCGCACGTGCCCGGCCGACGTGCGAGCCGCTGCGACGCGGAGCGACCGCACGGCCGTTCGGAAGACCGCGGGGGCGTTTCGGCAGTGACGAGTCGGGGGCGAACGGAACCGAAAATTTTTTGTTGAAAGATTTCACTCTTACGAATCGTAACACGTCTCGAGCTGGGCGCCTTGTGTTTGTTTAGGCGGCGCCCGACTTCAACTCGATAGCTATGTCTCCCGACCAATAACAGCCATTGTTGGTCTAATAAAGTCACGTTTGCCTATTGGCCGGCGCGGGCACCCGTGCCGGTCGCGATATCCGGTAGCCCGCTGAACTGACCCCCGCATCACGGAATCACGGCAGCGCGCCCGGCACGAAGCGGCGAAGGGGTCCGCGTATTCACATCGTGACTTGAGGAGACCCGTATGACGAGGTTCTGGACCTACGGTGTACTCGCCACCGTGCCGATCGTGCTCTGCTGGACCGCGCTTGTGCCCGGAGGGGCGCCGGCCGACGACAAGGCCACCAAACTGCCCCCAACGAACCTCCTCGGGCTGACCTACCAGCCG
The Gemmata palustris DNA segment above includes these coding regions:
- a CDS encoding adenine phosphoribosyltransferase codes for the protein MPQSSEFRQESAVDLRAFIRDVPDFPKPGVLFKDIMPLLGDPAAFGFAVAELAGHYPAGGIDVIAAAEARGFLFAAPMALALKKPLVPLRKPGKLPGETHSFKYDLEYGSAELHVHADAIRPGARVLVVDDVLATGGTMAAACKLIELAGGSVVGCAFLIELAFLNGRAPLVGYDIFSLLTY
- a CDS encoding GNAT family N-acetyltransferase; amino-acid sequence: MNLTIRPATPADETVLAAFNTAIAWETEHKHLDPTVLAAGIRAVFADPARGFYTVAESGGEVVGQMMVTFEWSDWRNGWFWWVQSVYVREDARRGGVFRALYRAIEQRAAAEPTVIGLRLYFDLENTRAQATYRALGMSDTTYGMMEVYPLPGRDAHIG